A window of Leptotrichia wadei contains these coding sequences:
- a CDS encoding GNAT family N-acetyltransferase — translation MKLKKENLIFRFATEGDAEEILGIYKPYIENTTITFEYEVPAVEEFRERIRETLEKYPYIVCTYDGKIIGYAYAHRIWSRAAYQWDVELSVYTDGNYAGNGIGKKLYKILIEILKLQNVVNVYALITYPNENSEKMHNYFGFKKIAVFEKSGYKFGKWIGVTWFEKAISEHSKNPKPLKKISEIDKIKLRQTLEL, via the coding sequence ATGAAATTAAAAAAAGAAAATTTAATTTTTAGATTTGCAACTGAAGGAGATGCTGAAGAAATTTTAGGAATTTATAAGCCATATATTGAAAATACAACAATAACTTTTGAGTATGAAGTTCCTGCAGTTGAGGAATTTAGGGAAAGAATTAGGGAGACTTTGGAGAAATATCCCTATATTGTTTGTACGTATGATGGGAAAATTATTGGATATGCCTATGCACATAGGATTTGGAGCAGAGCTGCTTATCAGTGGGATGTGGAGCTTTCAGTTTATACAGATGGAAATTATGCGGGAAATGGAATTGGGAAAAAATTATATAAAATTTTAATTGAAATATTGAAGTTACAAAATGTTGTGAATGTTTACGCACTTATAACTTATCCTAATGAAAATAGTGAAAAAATGCATAATTATTTTGGATTTAAAAAAATTGCAGTTTTTGAAAAATCAGGATATAAATTTGGAAAATGGATTGGCGTTACTTGGTTTGAAAAAGCTATTTCTGAGCATTCTAAAAATCCAAAACCGTTAAAAAAAATATCAGAGATTGATAAAATTAAATTGAGACAAACTTTAGAATTGTAA